A genomic stretch from Apodemus sylvaticus chromosome 12, mApoSyl1.1, whole genome shotgun sequence includes:
- the Rcsd1 gene encoding capZ-interacting protein isoform X2, whose protein sequence is MEERASETNSNVDSSAQPSVAQLAGRFREQAAVARETPASKPTRRKPPCSLPLFPPKVELGQNGEEKSPSNASQPPKIKVKSSPLIEKLQASLAFDPAALLPGASPKSPGLKAMVSPFHSPPSTPSSPGIRSQLGEAEEVPVSFDQPPEGAHLPSYNKVRTRGSIKRRPPSRRFRRSQSDCGDLRDYRAVEPSQENGAREENGDDVFPSKSKDPGSPQPNQEAMVDGVEGTSPSADNPRRRNRCNSAEKPEELFGTPEEATAGEKAGQNPDPASQGHPEVQEPSRTCSREAENGCGSPQEETAPGEPTDPGKAAEGMASEERAADEEGRLGQKSPDANVPEEEAVREKAPQTTSGTAEGTTIAEQREEAPLEPSRSSGANDADAAGGSTAEIQNENTVSMDNIPIEDTRM, encoded by the exons GAAAGAGCCTCAGAGACCAACTCCAATGTTGACAGCTCAGCACAGCCTTCGGTGGCCCAGCTGGCCGGGCGGTTTCGGGAGCAAGCAGCGGTGGCCAGGGAG ACACCAGCCAGTAAGCCAACCAGAAGGAAACCACcctgctccctccccctgttcccccccaAGGTAGAGCTGGGCCAGAACGGTGAGGAG AAATCACCATCCAACGCCAGCCAACCACCTAAAATCAAGGTGAAGAGCTCACCTCTGATTGAGAAGCTTCAG GCCAGCTTAGCCTTTGACCCGGCAGCTCTCCTGCCTGGGGCTTCACCCAAAAGTCCTGGACTCAAGGCCATGGTATCTCCATTTCACAGTCCCCCTTCCACACCCAGCAGCCCTGGTATCCGATCGCAGctgggagaggcagaggaggtgCCTGTGAGCTTTGACCAGCCTCCTGAAGGAGCTCACCTGCCCTCTTACAATAAG GTGCGAACTAGAGGCTCAATAAAAAGACGCCCTCCCTCGCGGAGATTCCGAAGGTCCCAGTCGGACTGTGGGGATCTTAGAGATTACAGGGCTGTGGAACCATCTCAGGAAAACGGTGCCAGGGAGGAAAATGGAGATGATGTGTTTCCTAGCAAGAGCAAGGACCCCGGGTCTccccaacccaaccaggaggccATGGTGGACGGGGTGGAGGGAACCTCGCCGTCTGCAGACAACCCACGGAGGAGGAACAGGTGCAACAGTGCGGAGAAGCCAGAGGAGCTGTTCGGGACCCCAGAGGAGGCGACTGCTGGAGAGAAGGCTGGACAGAATCCAGACCCAGCTAGTCAGGGCCATCCAGAGGTCCAGGAGCCATCGCGAACCTGCAGCCGAGAGGCTGAGAATGGGTGTGGAAGCCCACAGGAAGAGACAGCGCCCGGAGAACCTACAGACCCTGGGAAGGCCGCTGAAGGGATGGCCTCTGAGGAGAGGGCAGCTGATGAAGAGGGCAGGCTCGGACAGAAAAGCCCAGATGCAAATGTACCCGAGGAGGAAGCTGTCAGGGAGAAGGCTCCCCAAACTACTTCGGGAACAGCAGAAGGCACCACTATcgcagagcagagggaggaggcgCCTCTGGAGCCAAGCCGCAGCTCAGGGGCCAACGATGCTGATGCTGCAGGAGGGAGCACCGCCGAGATCCAGAATGAGAACACAGTCTCCATG GACAACATCCCCATCGAGGATACACGAATGTGA
- the Rcsd1 gene encoding capZ-interacting protein isoform X3, with translation MGRLIIVSCKWNPRKEERASETNSNVDSSAQPSVAQLAGRFREQAAVAREKSPSNASQPPKIKVKSSPLIEKLQASLAFDPAALLPGASPKSPGLKAMVSPFHSPPSTPSSPGIRSQLGEAEEVPVSFDQPPEGAHLPSYNKVRTRGSIKRRPPSRRFRRSQSDCGDLRDYRAVEPSQENGAREENGDDVFPSKSKDPGSPQPNQEAMVDGVEGTSPSADNPRRRNRCNSAEKPEELFGTPEEATAGEKAGQNPDPASQGHPEVQEPSRTCSREAENGCGSPQEETAPGEPTDPGKAAEGMASEERAADEEGRLGQKSPDANVPEEEAVREKAPQTTSGTAEGTTIAEQREEAPLEPSRSSGANDADAAGGSTAEIQNENTVSMDNIPIEDTRM, from the exons GAAAGAGCCTCAGAGACCAACTCCAATGTTGACAGCTCAGCACAGCCTTCGGTGGCCCAGCTGGCCGGGCGGTTTCGGGAGCAAGCAGCGGTGGCCAGGGAG AAATCACCATCCAACGCCAGCCAACCACCTAAAATCAAGGTGAAGAGCTCACCTCTGATTGAGAAGCTTCAG GCCAGCTTAGCCTTTGACCCGGCAGCTCTCCTGCCTGGGGCTTCACCCAAAAGTCCTGGACTCAAGGCCATGGTATCTCCATTTCACAGTCCCCCTTCCACACCCAGCAGCCCTGGTATCCGATCGCAGctgggagaggcagaggaggtgCCTGTGAGCTTTGACCAGCCTCCTGAAGGAGCTCACCTGCCCTCTTACAATAAG GTGCGAACTAGAGGCTCAATAAAAAGACGCCCTCCCTCGCGGAGATTCCGAAGGTCCCAGTCGGACTGTGGGGATCTTAGAGATTACAGGGCTGTGGAACCATCTCAGGAAAACGGTGCCAGGGAGGAAAATGGAGATGATGTGTTTCCTAGCAAGAGCAAGGACCCCGGGTCTccccaacccaaccaggaggccATGGTGGACGGGGTGGAGGGAACCTCGCCGTCTGCAGACAACCCACGGAGGAGGAACAGGTGCAACAGTGCGGAGAAGCCAGAGGAGCTGTTCGGGACCCCAGAGGAGGCGACTGCTGGAGAGAAGGCTGGACAGAATCCAGACCCAGCTAGTCAGGGCCATCCAGAGGTCCAGGAGCCATCGCGAACCTGCAGCCGAGAGGCTGAGAATGGGTGTGGAAGCCCACAGGAAGAGACAGCGCCCGGAGAACCTACAGACCCTGGGAAGGCCGCTGAAGGGATGGCCTCTGAGGAGAGGGCAGCTGATGAAGAGGGCAGGCTCGGACAGAAAAGCCCAGATGCAAATGTACCCGAGGAGGAAGCTGTCAGGGAGAAGGCTCCCCAAACTACTTCGGGAACAGCAGAAGGCACCACTATcgcagagcagagggaggaggcgCCTCTGGAGCCAAGCCGCAGCTCAGGGGCCAACGATGCTGATGCTGCAGGAGGGAGCACCGCCGAGATCCAGAATGAGAACACAGTCTCCATG GACAACATCCCCATCGAGGATACACGAATGTGA
- the Rcsd1 gene encoding capZ-interacting protein isoform X1 codes for MGRLIIVSCKWNPRKEERASETNSNVDSSAQPSVAQLAGRFREQAAVARETPASKPTRRKPPCSLPLFPPKVELGQNGEEKSPSNASQPPKIKVKSSPLIEKLQASLAFDPAALLPGASPKSPGLKAMVSPFHSPPSTPSSPGIRSQLGEAEEVPVSFDQPPEGAHLPSYNKVRTRGSIKRRPPSRRFRRSQSDCGDLRDYRAVEPSQENGAREENGDDVFPSKSKDPGSPQPNQEAMVDGVEGTSPSADNPRRRNRCNSAEKPEELFGTPEEATAGEKAGQNPDPASQGHPEVQEPSRTCSREAENGCGSPQEETAPGEPTDPGKAAEGMASEERAADEEGRLGQKSPDANVPEEEAVREKAPQTTSGTAEGTTIAEQREEAPLEPSRSSGANDADAAGGSTAEIQNENTVSMDNIPIEDTRM; via the exons GAAAGAGCCTCAGAGACCAACTCCAATGTTGACAGCTCAGCACAGCCTTCGGTGGCCCAGCTGGCCGGGCGGTTTCGGGAGCAAGCAGCGGTGGCCAGGGAG ACACCAGCCAGTAAGCCAACCAGAAGGAAACCACcctgctccctccccctgttcccccccaAGGTAGAGCTGGGCCAGAACGGTGAGGAG AAATCACCATCCAACGCCAGCCAACCACCTAAAATCAAGGTGAAGAGCTCACCTCTGATTGAGAAGCTTCAG GCCAGCTTAGCCTTTGACCCGGCAGCTCTCCTGCCTGGGGCTTCACCCAAAAGTCCTGGACTCAAGGCCATGGTATCTCCATTTCACAGTCCCCCTTCCACACCCAGCAGCCCTGGTATCCGATCGCAGctgggagaggcagaggaggtgCCTGTGAGCTTTGACCAGCCTCCTGAAGGAGCTCACCTGCCCTCTTACAATAAG GTGCGAACTAGAGGCTCAATAAAAAGACGCCCTCCCTCGCGGAGATTCCGAAGGTCCCAGTCGGACTGTGGGGATCTTAGAGATTACAGGGCTGTGGAACCATCTCAGGAAAACGGTGCCAGGGAGGAAAATGGAGATGATGTGTTTCCTAGCAAGAGCAAGGACCCCGGGTCTccccaacccaaccaggaggccATGGTGGACGGGGTGGAGGGAACCTCGCCGTCTGCAGACAACCCACGGAGGAGGAACAGGTGCAACAGTGCGGAGAAGCCAGAGGAGCTGTTCGGGACCCCAGAGGAGGCGACTGCTGGAGAGAAGGCTGGACAGAATCCAGACCCAGCTAGTCAGGGCCATCCAGAGGTCCAGGAGCCATCGCGAACCTGCAGCCGAGAGGCTGAGAATGGGTGTGGAAGCCCACAGGAAGAGACAGCGCCCGGAGAACCTACAGACCCTGGGAAGGCCGCTGAAGGGATGGCCTCTGAGGAGAGGGCAGCTGATGAAGAGGGCAGGCTCGGACAGAAAAGCCCAGATGCAAATGTACCCGAGGAGGAAGCTGTCAGGGAGAAGGCTCCCCAAACTACTTCGGGAACAGCAGAAGGCACCACTATcgcagagcagagggaggaggcgCCTCTGGAGCCAAGCCGCAGCTCAGGGGCCAACGATGCTGATGCTGCAGGAGGGAGCACCGCCGAGATCCAGAATGAGAACACAGTCTCCATG GACAACATCCCCATCGAGGATACACGAATGTGA